In the Pseudomonadota bacterium genome, one interval contains:
- a CDS encoding PilZ domain-containing protein, whose amino-acid sequence MADGGCTSNRERRKEPRYAVSCRCWVEKDSVTLFGTVTNLSASGFFLRTVPVVAEGSDVEIRLSLEQGVVIGRGAVRWRAQPDGRDAERRNTPPGMGIELVQVSGGRELLDTYIGRKSLVPEP is encoded by the coding sequence GTGGCGGACGGCGGATGCACTTCCAATCGTGAGCGGCGCAAGGAGCCCCGATACGCGGTGAGCTGCCGGTGCTGGGTGGAGAAGGACTCGGTGACCCTGTTCGGAACCGTGACCAACCTGAGCGCCAGCGGGTTCTTCCTGCGCACCGTCCCGGTGGTCGCCGAGGGGAGCGACGTCGAGATCCGCCTGAGCCTCGAGCAGGGGGTCGTGATCGGCCGGGGCGCCGTCCGCTGGCGCGCGCAGCCGGACGGCCGCGACGCCGAGCGGCGGAATACACCGCCCGGCATGGGGATCGAGCTTGTCCAGGTCTCCGGCGGGCGCGAGCTGCTCGACACCTACATCGGCCGCAAGTCGCTCGTCCCCGAACCGTGA
- a CDS encoding DedA family protein: protein MEALEKIIDIFLHLDTYLDGWGAALGPALYVVLFLVIFCETGLVVTPFLPGDSLLFAAGALAARPDFPLEIGWLVASLCVAGVLGNAVNYSIGYRLGPKVFSKEDSWLFNKKYLLKAQAFYERYGGKTIVLARFVPIIRTFAPFVAGIGRMSYRRYMLYNLLGTLPWVGGFAFAGYFFGNIPAVKRNFQFVVIAIIVISVIPAIVGYLKERKRPA from the coding sequence ATGGAAGCCCTCGAGAAGATCATCGACATCTTCCTGCACCTCGACACCTACCTCGACGGGTGGGGCGCCGCGCTCGGGCCGGCGCTGTACGTCGTCCTGTTCCTCGTCATCTTCTGCGAGACCGGCCTCGTCGTGACGCCGTTCCTGCCGGGCGACTCGCTCCTGTTCGCGGCGGGCGCGCTCGCCGCGCGGCCGGACTTCCCGCTCGAGATCGGCTGGCTGGTGGCGTCGCTCTGCGTGGCGGGCGTGCTCGGCAACGCCGTCAACTACTCGATCGGCTACCGCCTGGGGCCCAAGGTGTTCTCGAAAGAGGACTCGTGGCTCTTCAATAAGAAGTATCTCCTCAAGGCGCAGGCGTTCTACGAGCGGTACGGCGGGAAGACGATCGTCCTCGCCAGGTTCGTGCCGATCATCCGGACGTTCGCGCCGTTCGTCGCGGGCATCGGCCGGATGTCGTACAGGCGGTACATGCTGTACAACCTGCTCGGCACGCTGCCGTGGGTCGGCGGCTTCGCGTTTGCCGGCTACTTCTTCGGCAACATCCCGGCCGTCAAGCGCAACTTCCAGTTCGTCGTGATCGCGATCATCGTGATCTCCGTGATCCCGGCGATCGTCGGCTACCTCAAGGAGCGGAAGCGGCCCGCCTGA
- a CDS encoding DUF1566 domain-containing protein, with the protein MTKQGKSSTAGFGAGAKALGCALLLLASTSACGAGSPATGGGADPIAVEASPKGSAPSGTATWIDPATGLEWQIEPAGETMGWEAAKEHCAARGEGWRLPTVSELRSLIRGCPRTQTGGSCEVTDRCLPWSRCRNDDCGGCDPRNGPDDACFWPGELAGTCIWYWSSSPDEDRPLSAWYVFFGDGSVNVNGVLGEIHVRCVR; encoded by the coding sequence ATGACGAAGCAGGGAAAGAGCTCTACCGCCGGGTTCGGAGCGGGCGCGAAAGCGCTCGGCTGCGCGCTCCTGCTGCTGGCGTCGACCTCGGCTTGCGGCGCCGGATCGCCGGCGACCGGGGGCGGCGCAGACCCTATCGCTGTCGAGGCGTCGCCAAAGGGCAGCGCGCCATCGGGGACCGCGACCTGGATCGATCCGGCCACGGGCCTGGAGTGGCAGATCGAGCCTGCGGGGGAGACGATGGGGTGGGAGGCCGCAAAGGAGCACTGCGCGGCGCGGGGCGAGGGCTGGCGCCTGCCCACGGTGAGCGAACTGCGCTCCTTGATCCGCGGGTGTCCGAGGACCCAGACCGGGGGGAGCTGCGAGGTTACGGATCGCTGCCTGCCCTGGAGCCGGTGCCGCAACGACGACTGCGGCGGCTGCGATCCCCGGAACGGGCCGGACGACGCCTGCTTCTGGCCGGGCGAGCTTGCGGGGACGTGCATCTGGTACTGGTCGTCGTCGCCCGACGAGGACCGGCCCCTCAGCGCGTGGTACGTCTTCTTCGGCGACGGCAGCGTCAACGTCAACGGCGTCCTCGGCGAGATCCACGTGCGCTGCGTTCGGTAG